One Chryseobacterium indoltheticum DNA segment encodes these proteins:
- a CDS encoding DUF3575 domain-containing protein yields MKYKIFSAALSLFSIIHISAQENQTEEIKSETDKKVYIKGNALLIPIGIINLGLEHQINKKITIQGDVLISPWKSFSGHELQYYSASIEGRYYFREAFDGWYLGANIGVSSFVLQKWNYWNDDPYPSKNEENVIFTKSNLYQKGYSFLAGITAGYQFKLSDNWRMDLYGTIGTSQDFYKGYDRVSGKRYDEKPDGYNRSGEIIPYRGGVMISYRLK; encoded by the coding sequence TTGAAATATAAAATTTTTAGCGCTGCTTTAAGCTTATTTTCAATAATACATATTAGCGCGCAGGAAAATCAGACTGAAGAGATAAAATCTGAAACTGACAAAAAAGTATACATAAAAGGAAATGCTTTATTAATTCCGATCGGAATTATTAATTTAGGTTTAGAGCATCAAATAAATAAGAAAATAACAATACAGGGAGATGTTTTAATATCTCCCTGGAAATCATTTTCCGGCCATGAGTTGCAGTATTACTCTGCATCGATTGAAGGGAGATACTATTTCAGAGAAGCTTTTGACGGGTGGTATTTAGGTGCAAATATTGGAGTATCATCTTTTGTATTGCAAAAATGGAATTACTGGAATGATGATCCATACCCAAGTAAAAATGAAGAAAATGTAATTTTTACAAAATCAAATCTTTATCAAAAAGGATATTCATTTTTAGCTGGAATCACTGCAGGGTACCAGTTTAAATTATCCGATAATTGGAGAATGGATTTATATGGTACGATAGGAACTTCACAGGATTTTTACAAAGGGTATGATCGAGTATCAGGTAAAAGATATGATGAAAAGCCAGACGGTTACAACAGAAGCGGCGAAATAATTCCTTACAGAGGAGGAGTAATGATTTCTTACAGATTAAAATAA
- a CDS encoding lysophospholipid acyltransferase family protein — MSLISKNDLIKASGLHKIGFLKNPVASAVMSIAKINEVNRLYDKLKDKEGKDFFDSFVRERNLSYVAFEEDLAKIPKTGPFILVSNHPLGAIDGILMCKILSEVRPDFKVMGNFLLEKIKPMEPFVIAVNPFEGRREVRNSSTGMRETLKHLENGGCVGIFPAGEVSNKNNPYGEILDRDWEKPALKLIKMAKVPVVPMYFHAKNSTLFYQVAKIHPNLQTIMLPAEMMNDREKPIRIRIGKPITVKVMDEMENIEELGEFLKRKVYMMKSYYEKRKSLAQAINLKNLYVKFPLLREENIVQNIIDETPKEDIIKDINKLRGTDKMLFSNGNYEIYFTPYEQIPSVMREIGRQRELTFRAVGEGSNLPFDLDEYDKHYHHLFLWDNAAEKLAGAYRMALGKDVMKKFGIKGFYTSSLFEFEQDIHPFFKKVIEMGRAYICEEYQQKPLPLFLLWRGIVHVCLRNPDHKFLMGGVSISNKFSEFSKSLMIEFMRSNYYDSAVAQYITPRNDFKVKLRDRDKNLFLDEMESDLNKLDKIIDDLEPELRMPVLIKKYIKQNAKVIAFNVDPNFNDAIDGLMYIRISDLPESTIKPVLEEMSEQIRKEQENNQTENQ; from the coding sequence ATGAGCTTAATATCGAAAAATGATTTAATCAAGGCTTCCGGCTTGCATAAAATAGGGTTTCTTAAAAATCCTGTGGCATCTGCTGTTATGAGCATTGCAAAAATAAATGAAGTCAACAGACTTTATGATAAGCTGAAAGACAAAGAGGGAAAAGATTTTTTCGATTCTTTTGTAAGAGAGAGAAATTTGAGCTATGTTGCTTTTGAAGAAGACTTGGCAAAAATTCCGAAAACCGGTCCTTTTATTTTGGTTTCTAATCATCCTCTGGGTGCTATCGACGGGATTTTGATGTGCAAAATTCTTTCCGAAGTTCGCCCGGATTTTAAAGTGATGGGGAATTTTCTTTTAGAAAAAATAAAACCCATGGAACCGTTTGTGATTGCTGTAAACCCATTTGAAGGCAGAAGGGAAGTGCGAAACAGCTCAACCGGAATGCGCGAAACTTTGAAGCATCTTGAAAATGGAGGCTGCGTAGGAATTTTTCCTGCCGGAGAAGTTTCAAATAAAAATAATCCATACGGAGAAATTCTGGATAGAGATTGGGAAAAACCTGCTTTAAAGCTTATAAAAATGGCAAAAGTACCCGTTGTTCCGATGTATTTCCATGCTAAAAACAGCACTTTATTTTACCAGGTAGCCAAGATTCACCCTAATTTGCAGACGATTATGCTTCCTGCAGAAATGATGAATGACCGCGAAAAGCCAATCCGAATAAGAATAGGGAAACCTATCACGGTAAAAGTGATGGACGAGATGGAAAACATTGAGGAACTGGGTGAATTTTTGAAACGTAAGGTTTATATGATGAAATCTTATTATGAAAAAAGAAAATCTCTGGCGCAGGCTATTAATCTTAAAAATTTATACGTAAAATTCCCTTTATTAAGAGAAGAAAATATTGTTCAGAATATCATTGATGAGACTCCGAAAGAAGATATTATAAAAGACATCAATAAACTGAGAGGCACAGATAAAATGCTTTTCAGTAATGGTAACTACGAAATATATTTTACTCCATATGAGCAGATTCCTTCAGTAATGCGGGAAATAGGAAGACAGAGAGAACTTACCTTTCGTGCGGTGGGTGAAGGAAGTAATCTTCCCTTTGATCTTGATGAATATGACAAACACTATCATCACCTGTTTTTATGGGATAACGCTGCAGAAAAACTAGCCGGAGCATACAGAATGGCTTTGGGTAAGGATGTGATGAAAAAGTTTGGTATTAAAGGCTTTTACACCAGTTCTCTTTTTGAATTTGAACAAGATATCCATCCTTTTTTCAAAAAAGTAATCGAAATGGGACGGGCTTATATTTGTGAAGAGTATCAGCAAAAGCCACTTCCTTTGTTCCTTTTATGGCGCGGGATTGTACATGTTTGCTTAAGAAACCCCGATCATAAATTCCTGATGGGAGGCGTAAGCATTTCTAATAAATTTTCAGAGTTTTCTAAATCTTTAATGATTGAGTTTATGCGATCAAACTATTATGATTCTGCAGTAGCTCAATACATTACCCCACGAAATGATTTTAAAGTAAAGCTTAGAGATCGTGATAAAAATCTTTTTTTAGATGAAATGGAATCTGATTTAAATAAATTAGATAAAATCATTGACGATCTTGAGCCTGAATTGAGAATGCCGGTTTTAATTAAAAAATACATCAAGCAAAATGCAAAAGTGATTGCTTTCAATGTTGATCCAAATTTTAACGATGCGATTGACGGCTTGATGTATATCAGAATAAGTGACCTTCCGGAAAGTACCATTAAGCCTGTTTTAGAGGAAATGAGTGAGCAAATAAGAAAAGAACAGGAAAATAATCAGACTGAAAATCAGTAG
- a CDS encoding ABC transporter permease yields MKFPLYFSRKIAFSKDNKNNLSRVIIFIGRLSVALGIIVSLITVSTGLGSKKAIKERLGDFSGHITVRSTKSNSSYNTSVLDNQGLDIKKIKALPDVATVQGYAMVTGIMRNENSFAGIIFKGVGKDFDSLRFKKFLTAGKTPFLNGEGYNNGVVISEKIANDLHLKVNDSIVTVFSKADQKPIYRNFEVVGIYKTDIKMIDEQFVVGDINHVRRIMDMKPDEIGGLDVFCKNINNVDEDAPEVEQFIGYKNYAEKATDKYPQINDWIGLFDTNIGIIISIMLLVVIINIIMVLLILIIERTNSIGLLKTLGATNGQIRATFINYTLIIMVPGLLCGNLIGLGLLITQKYTGIIKLNPNNYYVSVVPVDLNPWIIISISIGVLIISGMALVIPSYLISKISPVKAIKYN; encoded by the coding sequence TTGAAATTTCCATTATATTTTTCCCGAAAAATAGCGTTTTCCAAAGATAACAAAAATAACCTTTCTCGGGTTATCATCTTCATCGGCAGGCTGTCTGTAGCGCTGGGAATTATCGTTTCGCTCATCACTGTTTCTACAGGATTGGGTTCAAAAAAAGCGATTAAAGAAAGATTGGGAGATTTCAGTGGTCACATTACGGTAAGATCTACCAAATCAAATTCATCTTACAATACTTCGGTTCTCGATAATCAAGGATTGGATATTAAAAAAATCAAAGCTCTTCCCGATGTTGCGACAGTACAGGGATATGCAATGGTAACCGGAATTATGCGTAATGAAAACAGCTTTGCCGGAATCATTTTTAAAGGTGTCGGTAAAGATTTTGACAGTTTGAGGTTCAAAAAATTTCTGACTGCCGGAAAAACTCCTTTTTTGAATGGAGAAGGCTACAACAACGGCGTTGTCATTTCAGAAAAAATAGCTAATGATCTTCATCTGAAAGTAAACGACAGCATTGTTACTGTTTTTTCAAAGGCTGATCAAAAACCTATTTACAGAAACTTTGAAGTTGTAGGAATCTACAAAACCGACATCAAAATGATCGATGAACAGTTTGTGGTCGGCGATATCAATCACGTACGAAGAATTATGGATATGAAGCCTGATGAAATTGGCGGGCTCGATGTATTCTGCAAAAATATTAATAATGTTGACGAAGACGCTCCTGAAGTTGAACAATTCATAGGATATAAAAATTATGCAGAAAAAGCAACCGATAAATATCCGCAAATAAACGATTGGATCGGTCTCTTTGACACCAATATCGGTATTATTATTTCAATCATGCTTTTGGTGGTCATCATCAATATCATCATGGTATTGCTGATTCTTATCATCGAAAGAACCAATTCTATTGGCTTGCTTAAAACGTTGGGTGCAACGAACGGACAGATTCGTGCGACCTTTATCAACTATACTTTGATTATCATGGTTCCGGGGCTTTTGTGCGGAAACCTCATCGGACTCGGGCTTTTAATTACCCAAAAATATACAGGAATTATAAAACTAAATCCTAATAATTACTATGTAAGTGTAGTTCCCGTTGACCTTAACCCATGGATTATTATTTCTATTTCGATAGGTGTTTTAATTATTTCGGGAATGGCTTTGGTGATCCCAAGTTATCTGATCAGTAAAATTTCTCCTGTAAAAGCGATTAAGTATAATTAG
- a CDS encoding exo-beta-N-acetylmuramidase NamZ family protein: protein MNLNFKIKTLVLICLIFLGVFSQYYSQTSNKEGFKTGADRPELYLPLLKNKTIGIVTNQTGLLQDKTHLVDFLVKNNIKIKTIFAPEHGFRGNADAGEKVKNGVDIKTGIPIVSLYGPNKKPKPEQLKGIDIVVFDIQDVGVRFYTYISTLTYLMEAGAENNVEIMVLDRPNPHDGYIDGPVLKKKWESFVGMHEVPVVYGLTIGEYGKMVNGEKWLKNGVHAKYTLIEMQNYHKKQRYSILDKPSPNLPNDQSINLYPSLCFFEGTQVSVGRGTDIPFQVYGSPWTKDLPYQFTPKPNFGAKDPFLNGKLCYGENLSDYSKDLREINLEWLLKAYKNYKNPQQDFFLKNLFFDTLAGSDELRKQIISGKSEKEIKSSWKSNLEKFSKIRSKYIIYQD, encoded by the coding sequence ATGAATTTAAATTTCAAAATTAAAACTTTAGTTCTTATTTGCCTAATTTTTTTAGGAGTATTCAGTCAATATTATTCTCAGACATCAAATAAAGAAGGTTTTAAAACTGGTGCAGACCGCCCGGAACTCTATCTTCCGCTTCTGAAGAATAAAACAATTGGTATTGTTACCAATCAAACAGGATTATTACAAGACAAGACTCACCTGGTAGATTTTCTGGTGAAAAATAATATAAAAATCAAAACTATTTTTGCTCCTGAACATGGTTTCCGAGGGAATGCTGATGCTGGCGAAAAAGTGAAAAATGGAGTAGACATTAAAACAGGAATCCCTATTGTTTCGCTTTATGGACCGAACAAAAAGCCGAAACCGGAACAGTTAAAAGGAATTGATATTGTTGTTTTTGATATTCAGGATGTTGGGGTACGATTTTATACGTATATCTCAACTTTAACTTATTTAATGGAAGCCGGAGCTGAAAATAATGTTGAAATTATGGTGCTCGATCGGCCAAATCCTCACGACGGATATATTGACGGCCCTGTTTTAAAGAAAAAATGGGAAAGTTTTGTAGGAATGCATGAAGTTCCTGTGGTGTATGGTTTGACCATCGGAGAATACGGAAAAATGGTAAATGGTGAAAAATGGTTGAAAAATGGAGTTCACGCAAAATATACCTTAATTGAAATGCAGAACTATCATAAGAAACAGCGGTATTCAATTTTAGATAAACCTTCCCCTAATTTGCCGAATGACCAATCGATAAATTTGTATCCAAGCTTATGTTTTTTTGAAGGAACTCAGGTTTCTGTAGGGAGAGGAACAGATATTCCGTTTCAGGTTTATGGCTCACCATGGACAAAAGATCTGCCTTATCAGTTTACTCCAAAACCCAATTTCGGAGCAAAAGATCCTTTCCTGAATGGTAAATTATGTTATGGTGAAAATCTTTCCGATTATTCTAAAGATTTAAGGGAAATCAATTTAGAATGGCTACTCAAAGCGTATAAAAATTATAAAAATCCGCAGCAGGATTTCTTTCTTAAAAATCTTTTCTTTGATACTTTGGCAGGAAGTGATGAGTTGAGAAAACAAATTATCTCGGGTAAATCTGAAAAAGAAATCAAATCTTCCTGGAAATCAAACTTAGAGAAGTTTTCGAAAATCAGGAGTAAATATATTATTTATCAAGATTAA
- a CDS encoding thioredoxin family protein codes for MRKIISGLFIFINVFILAQDEIKFQDIPFKDLIAKAKKENKLVFIDAYASWCGPCKMMEKNIFTKKSVGDFYNKNFVNARIDMEKGEGREVAQKFGVRSYPTYLFLNGDGELVSQNYGYMEESLFLAMAQEINAPNNKKGSLKERFANGEKDKDFLINIMKLNSSSDYEFAKKASERYFENKSKDEEFTKDEAGLLFYFLKSSDDVNYKTFVAKKAEILKFLPEENYNEFNNQLVLGKVVEESIDDKAKKINDAYFLKTAEPLVGKEAALTKLNQTKLAYYEQNSNFPEYEKVALDYYKNADTFEPNELLKAAWIFSDHIKTQSSLKKAAEWAEKSVMRGETSENTYILAKLYFNLGSKDLAKNFAEQSKNIANQSGKDASLAQALLNQIK; via the coding sequence ATGAGAAAGATTATCTCCGGGTTATTTATTTTTATCAATGTCTTTATTTTGGCTCAGGATGAGATTAAATTTCAGGATATCCCTTTTAAGGATCTTATCGCAAAGGCAAAAAAGGAAAATAAGCTCGTATTTATCGATGCATACGCTTCTTGGTGCGGTCCCTGTAAAATGATGGAGAAAAATATTTTTACCAAAAAATCTGTGGGAGATTTTTACAATAAAAACTTCGTCAACGCAAGAATTGACATGGAAAAAGGTGAAGGACGAGAAGTTGCTCAAAAATTTGGCGTTCGATCGTATCCTACTTATCTATTCCTAAATGGCGATGGCGAATTGGTTTCACAAAATTATGGTTACATGGAAGAAAGTTTATTTCTGGCAATGGCACAAGAAATAAACGCCCCGAATAACAAAAAAGGTTCTTTGAAAGAGCGTTTTGCAAATGGTGAAAAGGACAAAGATTTTTTGATCAATATCATGAAGCTGAATTCAAGTTCAGATTATGAATTTGCTAAAAAAGCTTCTGAAAGATATTTTGAAAATAAAAGTAAAGACGAAGAATTCACAAAAGATGAGGCCGGACTTTTATTTTATTTTCTGAAGTCATCTGATGATGTAAATTATAAAACTTTTGTTGCTAAAAAGGCTGAAATCCTAAAGTTTTTACCCGAAGAAAATTACAATGAATTTAATAACCAACTGGTTTTAGGCAAAGTTGTTGAGGAATCTATTGATGATAAAGCTAAAAAAATCAATGACGCTTATTTTCTAAAAACTGCGGAACCTTTAGTGGGAAAAGAAGCTGCTCTTACAAAACTTAACCAGACCAAACTGGCTTATTACGAGCAAAATTCGAATTTTCCAGAATATGAAAAAGTAGCTTTAGATTACTATAAAAATGCTGATACATTTGAACCAAATGAGCTTTTAAAAGCAGCATGGATATTTTCAGATCATATAAAAACGCAATCTTCTTTGAAGAAAGCTGCAGAATGGGCTGAAAAGTCTGTTATGCGTGGTGAAACATCGGAGAACACTTATATTTTAGCCAAACTTTATTTTAATTTAGGAAGTAAAGATTTAGCCAAAAACTTTGCTGAGCAATCTAAAAACATTGCTAATCAATCGGGTAAAGACGCAAGTTTAGCACAAGCATTATTAAACCAAATTAAATAA